In Janibacter sp. CX7, a single genomic region encodes these proteins:
- a CDS encoding histidinol-phosphate transaminase yields MSEIEQLLRPALRGRTPYGAPQLDVDVQLNTNESSYPVPPEVVSAIVAELEEQLGGLNRYPDREFTDLRKALVSYLEDRSGVSLRPEQVWAGNGSNEVLSHLVQAFGGPDRIALGFTPAYSMHPIISETLGTTWVDGQRDRESFDLTVESAVEQARRVDPHLVFLCSPNNPTGTALPFDVIEAMLEAAPRAIVVVDEAYAEFARPGTPSALSLLAAHPRLVVTRTMSKAFALAGGRLGYLAADPQVVDALRLVRLPYHLSAPTQTIARVSLEHADRLLETVDAIKEQRDRLVAELTAMGLRPVPSDANFVLFGGLADAAATWQALLDRGVLVRDVGIPHHLRVTAGTPEETGRFLTAMTELVPPHALTEETS; encoded by the coding sequence ATGAGCGAGATCGAGCAGCTGCTGCGTCCCGCGCTGCGCGGTCGCACCCCCTATGGCGCGCCGCAGCTCGACGTCGACGTCCAGCTCAACACCAACGAGTCCTCCTACCCGGTGCCGCCCGAGGTCGTCTCTGCCATCGTCGCCGAGCTGGAGGAGCAGCTCGGGGGGCTCAACCGCTATCCCGACCGCGAGTTCACCGACCTGCGCAAGGCGCTCGTCTCCTACCTCGAGGACCGCAGCGGGGTCTCCCTTCGTCCCGAGCAGGTGTGGGCCGGCAACGGCAGCAACGAGGTGCTCTCCCACCTCGTCCAAGCCTTCGGCGGACCGGACCGCATCGCCTTGGGCTTCACCCCCGCCTACTCGATGCACCCGATCATCAGCGAGACCCTCGGCACGACCTGGGTCGACGGCCAGCGTGACCGGGAGTCCTTCGACCTGACCGTCGAGTCGGCCGTCGAGCAGGCCCGCCGCGTCGACCCGCACCTCGTCTTCCTCTGCTCGCCCAACAACCCCACCGGCACCGCACTGCCCTTCGACGTCATCGAGGCGATGCTCGAGGCCGCACCGCGGGCGATCGTCGTCGTCGACGAGGCCTACGCGGAGTTCGCCCGGCCGGGCACGCCGAGCGCCCTGTCGCTGCTCGCCGCCCACCCGCGGCTCGTGGTCACGCGCACGATGAGCAAGGCCTTCGCGCTCGCGGGCGGCCGCCTGGGCTACCTCGCCGCCGACCCGCAGGTCGTCGACGCGCTGCGCCTGGTCCGCCTGCCCTACCACCTGTCGGCCCCCACGCAGACGATCGCCCGGGTCTCCCTCGAGCACGCCGACCGGCTCCTCGAGACCGTCGACGCCATCAAGGAGCAGCGCGACCGGCTCGTCGCCGAGCTCACCGCCATGGGCCTGCGGCCCGTGCCGAGCGATGCCAACTTCGTGCTCTTCGGCGGGCTCGCCGACGCGGCGGCGACATGGCAGGCTCTGCTCGACCGGGGGGTCCTCGTCCGTGACGTCGGCATCCCGCACCACCTGCGGGTCACCGCCGGGACCCCCGAGGAGACGGGGCGCTTCCTCACGGCGATGACCGAGCTCGTCCCCCCCCACGCACTGACCGAGGAGACCTCGTGA
- the hisD gene encoding histidinol dehydrogenase, translated as MLATIDLRSQPLGARQLRAVLPRAEYDVEAALDAVRPISDEVHDRGAAALYDLAERFDGVRPSSLRVPQEVLEAAVDTLHPAVRTALEVAIERTRAVHADQRRTDTTTDLGGGGTVTERWVPVERVGLYVPGGRAVYPSSVVMNVVPAQIAGVGSLAVASPPQKENVGVFAGYPHPTILAACALLGVDEVWAMGGAQAVAGFAHGFEDEAAGERGECLPVSLVTGPGNIYVAAAKRLLKGIVGIDAEAGPTEIAVLADATADPEHVAADLISQAEHDPMAGSVLVTDSTELADAVAGAVERRAAATKHSERVGEALSGRQSAIVLVDDLDAGLRVVDAYAAEHLEVITADAPGVAARVRNAGAIFVGAHSPVSVGDYVAGSNHVLPTGGSAAHSSGLSVQSFLRGIHVVEYSEQALAEVAPHVLALSEAEDLPAHGEAVTARTGEVLR; from the coding sequence ATGCTCGCGACGATCGACCTGCGCTCACAGCCCCTCGGCGCCCGGCAGCTGCGTGCCGTCCTGCCGCGGGCCGAGTACGACGTCGAGGCCGCCCTGGACGCGGTCCGGCCGATCAGCGACGAGGTCCATGACCGCGGGGCCGCTGCCCTCTACGACCTCGCCGAGCGCTTCGACGGAGTGCGGCCGTCCTCCCTTCGCGTCCCGCAGGAGGTCCTCGAGGCCGCTGTCGACACGCTCCACCCGGCCGTGCGCACGGCCCTCGAGGTCGCCATCGAGCGCACCCGGGCCGTCCACGCCGACCAGCGCCGCACCGACACCACGACCGACCTCGGTGGTGGCGGCACCGTCACCGAGCGCTGGGTCCCCGTCGAGCGCGTCGGCCTCTACGTCCCCGGCGGCCGGGCGGTCTACCCGTCGTCCGTCGTGATGAACGTCGTGCCCGCGCAGATCGCCGGGGTCGGGTCGCTCGCCGTCGCCAGCCCGCCGCAGAAGGAAAATGTCGGCGTCTTCGCCGGCTACCCCCACCCGACGATCCTCGCCGCCTGCGCCCTGCTCGGCGTCGACGAGGTGTGGGCCATGGGCGGCGCCCAGGCCGTGGCGGGCTTCGCCCACGGCTTCGAGGACGAGGCCGCGGGGGAGCGCGGCGAGTGCCTCCCGGTGAGCCTCGTGACCGGCCCGGGCAACATCTACGTCGCCGCCGCCAAGCGCCTGCTCAAGGGGATCGTCGGCATCGACGCCGAGGCCGGCCCCACCGAGATCGCCGTCCTCGCCGACGCCACGGCCGACCCCGAGCACGTCGCCGCCGACCTCATCAGCCAGGCCGAGCACGACCCCATGGCCGGGTCGGTCCTCGTCACCGACTCCACCGAGCTCGCCGACGCCGTCGCCGGTGCGGTCGAGCGACGAGCCGCCGCGACGAAGCACAGCGAGCGTGTCGGCGAGGCCCTCTCCGGCCGGCAGTCGGCGATCGTGCTCGTCGACGACCTCGACGCCGGCCTGCGGGTCGTCGACGCCTATGCCGCCGAGCACCTCGAGGTCATCACCGCCGACGCTCCCGGGGTCGCGGCCCGGGTGCGCAATGCCGGCGCGATCTTCGTCGGGGCGCACTCCCCGGTGAGCGTGGGCGACTACGTCGCCGGGTCGAACCACGTGCTGCCCACCGGCGGCAGTGCCGCGCACAGCAGCGGCCTGTCCGTCCAGTCCTTCCTCCGCGGCATCCACGTCGTCGAGTACTCCGAGCAGGCCCTCGCCGAGGTCGCCCCGCACGTCCTCGCGCTCTCCGAGGCCGAGGACCTGCCGGCCCACGGCGAGGCCGTCACCGCGCGCACCGGGGAGGTCCTGCGATGA
- a CDS encoding bifunctional [glutamine synthetase] adenylyltransferase/[glutamine synthetase]-adenylyl-L-tyrosine phosphorylase, which translates to MTPPARPGPSISRRGFDDTRRAESLLADPALAPLAEVRDDLVAALTRAADPDSALLGLVRVVEAAGDEVEALLAALRDDPAARARIIGAMGVSTALVDHLVAHPEQWRDAVDAREMTPEERTEALLAEIAEPGDLEPQDALRVGYRRQLLGIAARDTTADDPVEFLPEVARALADLAGSALEGAVRIAIDELGEEGQTCRFAVIGMGKAGGRELNYVSDVDVIFVAEPVEGADEAAALEVATKVATRMMHACSDATAHGTLWPVDPALRPEGKQGPLVRTVASHRTYYERWAKTWEFQALLKARHLAGDASLGAEYLAAVQPMVWEAASREDFVDDVQAMRRRVEEHIPSAEAARQLKLGPGGLRDVEFSVQLLQLVHGRTDESLRSGTTLDALAALSAGGYVGRADTAVLTEAYKVLRTLEHRIQLHRLRRTHLMPTAEADLRRLGRSVHLWDQPDKQVVRLRTEHSREVRRLHQRLFYRPLLSAVAKLSPDEARLTPDAARERLSALGYRDPAGALRHLEVLTDGVNRTAAIQRQLLPVMLEWFAEMADPDAGLLAFRKVSEELGTTHWYLRLLRDEGEAAQILAHTLGASRFAGDLLLASPEAVQMLGDADGLRPRERDEILKRMRAAASRRDEADAAVASIRAIRRAEIFRVAVADLQGRINLEQVGHALTDISEAVIQASLEVVVRAVEADRGAPVGTDLLIVGMGRLGGSEMGYSSDADVLYVHEPHEGTDDQAAQEAALAVVGELRRLLGAPGSDPPLGLDADLRPEGKSGPMVRSLASYATYYERWSETWEAQALLRARPVAGDPGLGERFTALIDPIRWPAEGLDATQVREVRRLKARMEAERLPRGADRKAHFKLGMGGLSDVEWTVQLLQLEHAHDHEELRTTRTLPALGAAVEAGLVGGEDAVVLREAWSMASLLRNAGMLFRGRAVDSVPSNLREADGVGRIVGMAPQSGLALAESYRRTARHARQVVDRIFYGEV; encoded by the coding sequence GTGACACCACCCGCCCGACCCGGCCCCAGCATCTCCCGGCGAGGCTTCGACGACACCCGTCGGGCCGAGTCGCTGCTGGCTGACCCCGCACTCGCGCCGCTCGCCGAGGTCCGTGACGACCTCGTCGCGGCCCTGACGCGAGCCGCAGACCCCGACAGCGCGCTGCTCGGGCTCGTCCGGGTCGTCGAGGCAGCCGGCGACGAGGTCGAGGCGCTGCTCGCTGCGCTGCGGGACGACCCGGCGGCGCGGGCCAGGATCATCGGGGCCATGGGCGTCTCGACGGCGCTCGTCGACCACCTCGTCGCCCACCCGGAGCAGTGGCGCGACGCCGTCGACGCCCGGGAGATGACGCCCGAGGAGCGCACCGAGGCGCTCCTCGCCGAGATCGCCGAGCCCGGTGACCTCGAGCCGCAGGACGCGCTGCGAGTGGGTTACCGCCGCCAGCTGCTCGGCATCGCGGCCCGAGACACGACGGCCGACGACCCGGTCGAGTTCCTCCCCGAGGTCGCCCGCGCCCTGGCCGACCTCGCCGGCTCCGCCCTCGAGGGGGCGGTGCGCATCGCGATCGACGAGCTGGGGGAGGAGGGGCAGACCTGCCGCTTCGCCGTCATCGGCATGGGCAAGGCGGGTGGCCGCGAGCTCAACTACGTCTCCGACGTCGACGTCATCTTCGTCGCCGAGCCCGTCGAGGGTGCCGACGAGGCCGCCGCGCTCGAGGTCGCGACGAAGGTCGCGACGCGGATGATGCACGCCTGCTCCGACGCCACGGCGCACGGGACCCTGTGGCCGGTCGACCCGGCGCTGCGCCCCGAGGGCAAGCAGGGCCCGCTCGTGCGCACGGTGGCCAGCCACCGCACCTACTACGAGCGCTGGGCCAAGACGTGGGAGTTCCAGGCCCTGCTCAAGGCCCGTCACCTGGCCGGCGACGCGAGCCTGGGCGCCGAGTACCTCGCGGCGGTCCAGCCCATGGTCTGGGAGGCCGCCTCGCGGGAGGACTTCGTCGACGACGTGCAGGCCATGCGCCGGCGCGTGGAGGAGCACATCCCGTCCGCGGAGGCCGCGCGCCAGCTCAAGCTCGGGCCGGGCGGTCTGCGCGACGTCGAGTTCTCCGTCCAGCTGCTCCAGCTGGTCCACGGCCGCACCGACGAGAGCCTGCGCTCCGGCACGACTCTCGATGCCCTCGCGGCCCTCTCGGCGGGCGGCTACGTCGGTCGTGCCGACACGGCGGTCCTCACCGAGGCCTACAAGGTGCTGCGCACGCTCGAGCACCGGATCCAGCTGCACCGGCTGCGCCGGACCCACCTGATGCCGACCGCCGAGGCGGACCTGCGCCGTCTGGGCCGGTCCGTCCACCTGTGGGACCAGCCGGACAAGCAGGTCGTGCGGCTGCGCACGGAGCACTCGCGCGAGGTGCGGCGCCTGCACCAGCGTCTCTTCTACCGTCCGCTGCTGTCGGCGGTGGCCAAGCTCAGCCCCGACGAGGCCCGCCTGACGCCCGATGCCGCCCGTGAGCGGCTGAGCGCGCTCGGCTACCGCGACCCGGCCGGTGCCCTGCGCCACCTCGAGGTCCTCACCGACGGGGTCAACCGCACGGCGGCCATCCAGCGGCAGCTGCTGCCCGTCATGCTCGAGTGGTTCGCCGAGATGGCCGACCCCGACGCCGGTCTGCTCGCCTTCCGCAAGGTGAGCGAGGAGCTCGGCACGACGCACTGGTACCTGCGGCTGCTGCGTGACGAGGGCGAGGCCGCGCAGATCCTCGCCCACACGCTGGGGGCGAGTCGGTTTGCCGGGGACCTGCTGCTGGCCAGCCCCGAGGCGGTGCAGATGCTCGGCGACGCCGACGGACTGCGCCCGCGCGAGCGGGACGAGATCCTCAAGCGGATGCGGGCTGCCGCGAGTCGTCGGGACGAGGCCGATGCGGCCGTCGCGTCCATCCGCGCCATCCGGCGAGCCGAGATCTTCCGCGTCGCGGTCGCCGACCTGCAGGGGCGGATCAACCTCGAGCAGGTGGGTCACGCGCTCACCGACATCAGCGAGGCGGTCATCCAGGCCTCCCTCGAGGTCGTCGTGCGCGCCGTCGAGGCCGATCGAGGGGCGCCGGTCGGCACCGACCTGCTCATCGTCGGCATGGGCCGACTCGGCGGCAGCGAGATGGGCTACTCCTCCGATGCCGACGTCCTCTACGTGCACGAGCCCCACGAGGGCACGGACGACCAGGCCGCCCAGGAGGCCGCACTCGCCGTCGTCGGTGAGCTGCGACGCCTGCTCGGCGCCCCGGGGTCCGACCCGCCGCTCGGTCTCGACGCCGACCTGAGGCCCGAGGGCAAGAGCGGGCCGATGGTGCGCTCGCTGGCGTCCTACGCGACCTACTACGAGCGCTGGTCCGAGACGTGGGAGGCGCAGGCCCTGCTGCGCGCCCGTCCGGTGGCAGGCGACCCCGGGCTGGGGGAGCGCTTCACCGCCCTCATCGATCCCATCCGCTGGCCCGCCGAGGGGCTCGACGCGACGCAGGTGCGCGAGGTGCGCCGACTCAAGGCCCGCATGGAGGCCGAGCGGCTGCCCCGCGGCGCGGACCGCAAGGCGCACTTCAAGCTCGGCATGGGCGGTCTCTCCGACGTCGAGTGGACCGTCCAGCTGCTCCAGCTGGAGCACGCGCACGACCACGAGGAGCTGCGCACGACCCGGACCCTGCCGGCGCTCGGGGCGGCGGTCGAGGCCGGGCTCGTCGGGGGCGAGGACGCCGTGGTCCTGCGCGAGGCCTGGTCGATGGCCTCGCTGCTGCGCAATGCCGGCATGCTCTTCCGCGGTCGGGCGGTCGACTCGGTGCCGTCCAACCTGCGCGAGGCCGACGGCGTCGGCCGCATCGTCGGCATGGCACCGCAGTCGGGGCTGGCCCTCGCCGAGTCCTACCGCCGCACCGCCCGCCACGCGCGCCAGGTGGTCGACCGGATCTTCTACGGCGAGGTCTGA